The nucleotide sequence TGTTCTTGTGAGGCAAGGTCATTGATGGCTATTCCTGCACCCACAGTCAACAGCGGATAGAGCATAAAAGAGGGATTGGTACTCCAAATCATTTCATCTGCCAGCACGGTCAGCATTTTTGGCATGCCCTGACCACCCCATTCTTCAGGTGCGCCAAGTCCTACCCAGCCGCCTTCCGCAAACTGTTTAAATGCGTCTTTAAAACCTTTAGGCGTGGTTACTTCACCATGATTAAAATGGACGCCGCCTTCTTCATCACTGGTACGGTTTAAGTCCAGGATGACATTTTTCGAAAACTTCGCCATTTCTTCCAGAATGGCATTGGCGGTGGCCATATCCAGATGCGCGAGGTTTTCATTACCCTGCCAGAATTCATCAGCCTTAAACACATCATTTAAAATAAACTCCATGTCTTTAAGGGGCGCGTTATAAATAGACATATTGCTTTCCTTGTATGAAGACTGTGCATAAAGATATGGCTTAAATATTTAGTTGTTTTAAGAAGCAATTTAAAATCACGGTTTTATTTGGATGTACATTGGATCAGATCTTATTGGATTTTCTATGAGCTATTTAAGGTTGGTAGAGAAAATTAGAACATAAAACCGTATTTGATTGCTTGACTATTCAGCTTAAACATTAAGCATATCTTGATGACTTTATCATCACGCTTATATGTGACGAATAAAACATGGTTTCTGTAAATTAATTTGACGCAATAAAAAAGATGCCATGAATGATTCCCGTTTCATGACATCTTGGTGTGTTATCTCTAGAGTGATTAGATTAGAGCATTATTTGGCTTTTTTGTAGATCGAGCCTGAACCTACAAGGTTGCCAGTTTTTTCGTCGATGGCAAAGTCGACTTCACCTGCACCGGTGTTTACCTGCAAGAAACCATTTTCATCCACTGCTGCTGGCATTGGATTTTTCTTGTCGGTTTTACCTGTTTCTTTCACTTTTAAGGTATTGGTGATGAAGTAATTTTCACCATTTTGGCTAATCACCAGAATATTTTCTAGCTTTGGATCTTCCAAAGTATTTTTCCAGGTACCCTGATAATCCGGTGCTGGTGCTTTAGTGGGGTTACAAGCAGTTAACAACAGTACAGTAGCAATGCCTGCACAATATTTTAGAGTTTTCAATATTAAAGACCTTGAGCTTTACAACGCGCTCATTATAGAAACTACACTTTTCAAGTGTATTCCGACCTTGTAGACAAAGCGTTTCAGCGGTATCGCATACATTTTTCTTTAGTGATGGTTTTGAAAAAAATCTTCATATTTCATCCATAAATTAAGGATCATGATTCAGAATGATGAGCTTATTCTGGTTATATGGATTGTAAATCGGATATTTTGAGTGATTTTAGAAAGGCAAAAAACTTATGAAATTGGCTATTCAAATATGCTGAAGTATGAAAAAACTGCCGGCAAAAAAAATCCTCAATAACCCATCCAAAGATATTGAGGAGTACCAAACTGGTAAAAACATCAGCGCCTGATGTTGGAAAGAAACACGTTTTTAAGCAAACAGTTTCGCTTTTAATCCCTTAAATACTGATTTCACACCTTGCACTTTCTCTGCAATCTGGTAATTCCATTCATTTGGCAATGAACATTTCGCAAGTTTCACCCAGACTGTGGAGAACTGCTTCATAAAGCTGGCTTCGTTATAGTGAATGCCATATTCAGCACAAAGTGCCTTAATTTTCGGTGCCACTTCAGCATAACGGTTCGCCGGCATATCCGGGAACAGATGATGCTCGATCTGATGGCTCAAGTTACCGCTCAAGATATGCAGCCAGGTGGTACCGCTAAAGTTGCTTGAACCACGGATCTGACGCAGATACCATTCCGCACGGGTTTCATTGTCGGTATTGTCCATTTCAAAGGTTTCAGCATCTTCAGTGAAATGGCCATTAAAGATTACTGCTGAAGCCCACAGACTACGGATTACGTTCGCCACGGCATTGCCGGCAAATACCGGAATGGCATTTGGACCTGCGATCAGCGGGAAGAAGACATAATCTTTTAAAACCTGACGGCGCATTTTCTTGCGCAGCGGTGCTGCCTCTTGCCATACTTCTTTCCAGGTTTTGGTCTTATAAGCAATCACATCTTCCAGGTGCAGACGTTGTACACCCACATACCATTCAAAGAACACCATTAACTGAATCGCTAATGGAATATTCCAGATAAAACGCAGTTCCCAAGGCTGAGACTCGCTGACACGGATCAAACCATAACCGACATCGTGATCCATGCCAACAATATTGGTATAGGTATGGTGGATATAGTTATGCGTATATTTCCAGTCATCCCCAGTGGCAATGGTGTCCCAATCATAGGTAGTGCCGTTCAGGGTCGGATCATTCATCCAGTCAAACTGACCGTGCATGACGTTATGACCCAGTTCCATATTTTCCACGATCTTGGAAATACCCAGTAAACCAGTACCAACTAGCCAAACCGGGGGTAACCATCCCGCCACCATCAGCATGCCACGGGAAGCAATTTCGCTATAGCGCACAAAATTACGGATTTTATAAATATATTCGGCATCTTTTTCACCGAGGTTATCCATCACTTCACGACGGATTGCATCGACTTTGGCACCAAACTCTTCGATTTGTTCTGGTGTTAAATATTGAGATTTACTGTGCCGCTTCAGATCAATTTGCATGTTCATATGGGAGTACCTTCTTATTTTTCTATACGGTTTAAAGATTAATCACCACAGGGCTTACTGCCTGTGAGATACACAACTTAATCGGAGTATTGTTTTCGTGATCAATTTCACCGGTCAGGATGTTTTTGACTGAGCCACTGACCTTGGTACAGGAACAAGTATTACAGATGCCCATGCGACAGCCATTTGCCGGACGCAAGCCTGCCTGTTCTGCACTTTCTAAAATGGTAGAGGTTGCTTCAAATTCGCGGTGTGAACGCAGGAACTGCACCGGTTGTGCCTTGACCTTTTCATCTACCACGATCTGGAAATATTCCGAGTGGAAACTGGATTTCACACTGAGTTTGTTGGCAATACGCTGCGCTGCTTTCATCATGCCCGCTGCGCCGCAGGCATAAATTTCACGCTGTTCATAATCCGGTACAATCTTGTTCAGTAACTGTACACTCAGGTGCTGCTTATGTTCGACCGTGTTGAAATGGTGATATTTAAAATGTGGATGCATCAATGTCAAGGTTTTCAGCTCAGCATGAAAGGCATCATCACGGGTGAAATACACCAGATCAATCGGATGCTTGAACTGCACCACAGCTTTTTGCAGCAAAGAATAAATTGCAGTAATACCACTACCAGATGCCAGAAACAGAACCGGTTTTGGCGAATTCAGCAAAATAAATTCACCCTGTGGCTGAGACAATTCCACTACTGCACCTAACTGTAGTGAGGTAATCGCACGGGAAACTTTGCCCTGCTGTTTGACTGCAATAATGACATCACCATTTTTCAGAATGGTTACGATGGAATAATGACGCTGATGCAAAACCCCATCCAGACGGACGATCACCGCCACATGCTGGCCTGGCTGGAATGACTTCGCCTGAAAGTTAAAATTTGGACGTAGCTGGATTTTATAAAAATCATCGCCAATCAGCTGGATATTGATGACTTCCGCTTTGACTTTTTTCAGCGCCCAGGTTGGATGCACTTTTTCAGCGATAAAATCAATAAAATCTTCTCTAATCCAATGAGGCTTGTAGCTTTGCATGCTTGTCATTTTTATTACCTCGCATCACGACAGAATTTGAATTAATGTACATCTGTCTATTTATTATGCGTTCAGAATATAGGCTTTTCAGAATCAAACCATATCAATGTAGGCCAAATCATGTGTAATTTAGCCAAAATGGTGTGTTTTGTTAGACAAAAAGAGAGGTTTAAGATCCATTCAATGTTTCAGAATGTAATTTGAGTTGTCATTTTATGCCAATTGCATGGTCGACAAAGTGCAACGAACATCGAAGAAAATTGCTGGTTAATAGGTGAAAAAAAATGTGAAAAATAAAAAAGAGCTGGCTGCAAGCATACAACCAGCTTTGGGGGTGGAGAGAAACTTATTCAACTTCTGGTGTCAAAGCCTCTTCCTGATCCAGCAAGACTGTACCAAATTGTTCACGCAGATCTTTTTTCAGCATCTTGCCCGTACCACTAAGTGGAATCGCATCAACAAAAATCACCTTGTCTGGAATCTGCCATTTCGCCACTTTGTGGGCATAGTAATTCAGCAGATCCTGTACTGTTAGCTGGCTTTCCGGCTTTTTCACAGCGATCAACACCGGACGTTCATCCCATTTCGGATGCTGTGCAGCAATGACGGCTGCCATGGCAACTTCTGGATGGCCCATGGCCAGATTTTCCAGCTCAACCGAAGAAATCCATTCACCGCCAGACTTGATCAGGTCTTTGGCCCGATCTGAAATGGTCATAAAACCGTCCTGATCCAGCGTTGCAATATCACCGGTATCAAACCAGCCATCCGTGGTCAGTGCCGATTCTTCCTTGCCAAAGTAATTATTGATGATCCAGTGACCACGAATTTGCAGGTTTCCCGTAGTTTCGCCATCCCGCTCAATTTCATGGATCGCATTTTCACCATGCGTCAGACGCAGATCGACGCCAAATGGCGGACGGCCTTGGGATAAGCGAATTTGTAGCTGTTCTTCTTCGCTCAAGTCAAGATGCTTCGGCTTCAGCTGGTTGGCAGAACCCAGCGGACTGGTTTCAGTCATGCCCCAGGCATGGATGGTTTCACAGTCAAACTGTTCTTTAAAGACTTTGAGCATGGAAGGCGGACAGGCTGAACCGCCCACCACATTTCGTTTCAGGCTTTCTAGCCGAGAGCCAGCCTGCTGTGCAGCGGCAATCAGCCCTTGCCAGATCGTCGGTACACCGAGTGCAACAGACACTTTATAAGTATCAATCAGATTCACCAGACTAGCGCCGTCCAACCCTGGTCCTGGCAGTACCAAAGTACATCCCACCATAGCAGCAGCATACGGCGTACCCCAGGCATTGACATGGAACATCGGCACTACCGGTAGCATGATGTCACGTGCAGAGACATTTAAGGAATCCGGCAGGCTGATGGCAAAGCTGTGCAAAGTCGTCGAACGATGGCTATACAGCACCCCTTTTGGATGCCCCGTTGTGCCGGAGGTATAACATAGCGAGCTGGCTGCATTTTCATTTAACACAGGCCAGTCGAAAACGTCGGATTGATCAACAATCAACTCATCATAGAATTTGACCTCGGGAATAGCATCTACGATGGCCTCATCCCGGGCATCCAGACAGATAAAATGCTCGACCGTGCTGAGCATCGGTTTTACTGCTTTGATAAGTGGCGCAAAGGTTTTATCAAATAAAATCACCCGATCTGCTGCATCATTAATAATAAAGACCAACTGCTCCGGGAACAGACGCGGATTGATGGTATGGCAGACAAAACCACCTCCCGAAATCGCGTACCAGGATTCCAGATGGCGGTGATTATTCCATGCAATCGTCGCAACGCGGTCGCCATGTTCCAGACCAAACTGATTCAGTACATTGGCAAAGCGTTTGGCATTGCTGCGGATTTCACCCCAGGTGGTATGAGTCATACTGAGATCGGTATTCTTAGAAATGACTGCAGTATCGGCATGATAACGTCCTGCATGTTCAATCATGTTGCTGATGAGTAGCGGCTGAAACATCATATTTCCAAGCATGGTCTGCTCCTTTTTTATCCTTGTTATACGTCCATTTACTGTTTTAGGTATTGTTTAAATCATTGTTATTGGTGCATGAGCCGCAGGCCAATCAGTGGCGCTTCATAAACTCATCACATGTTTGAATCTAGCAAGGAAAAAGGCGAAATCAAGTAGCAAAATGTGACAAAAACAAAGTTACCCACGGATGCGATGAGAAAGGAGAATTCTGAATTTTTATGGTGAAATAAGCATAGAAATAAAAATCCCGGCATGGAACCGGGATTTTGAATTATTTGATACCTGAGAAGAACAGGTTATCTGCATTGACCACAAAGGCGACGCCCAGACAGAACAGTCCTGCATAAATCGCGAACCAAATAATCATCTTTTTAAAAGCTTCATCAGAAATGCTGCTGTCCGCATATTTCGGTGCTTTCTTTTCTTCGTCTGGAGTCATCTGCTCACCTGCCAATAGATTTGGGACTGTCTCTAGTGTCTATGAACACATTCAAAAAATGTAGATACAAAAGCGATCTAAAAAAATATAACAGATGCTGCATAACTGACCAAACTGTTATATTTAATCCGACTAAATATGTTATATATGCAGATAAATTTCTATTTTTATCTTTTTTCTTGATGCATGTACAAATTTGAAAAGCTTGCGCAGAGTATTCGCCAGATGATTGAAGAAGGCATCTGGAAAGCGCATGACAAACTTCCTTCCTTACGCGAACAATCCGAACTTTCCGGCTATAGCCTGATGACGGTACTGAATGCCTATCAGGAACTTGAAGCACAAGGTTGGCTATATGCCAAAGATAAATCCGGCTATTACATTGCAGAACGTGCCGAACTGGAAATTTCCCAGAAAGAAGCACCACCGGCACAAGAAAAAATACAGATCAATTCGGTGGTATTTAATTACCTGAAAGATACCCAGGCACCGGATATTGTGCCGTTGGGATCGGCATTTCCCAATCCGGAACTGCTGTTTAACAGCAAATTTATGCAGCTGCTGTCCCAGCATGCCAAACGTAAAAACAGTTATCTGAATCATCCAAATATGCCACCTGGTAATTTGGAACTGCGCCAGATCATTGCCGGACGCTATCAGTTGCAAGGCATATCATGCCATTCAGATGACATTGTCATTACATCTGGTGCTTTAGATTCCCTTAATTTATCACTACAAGCCCTGACTCAGCCAGGTGACTTTATCCTGCTACAGGAAACCGTGTTTTATGGCGCCTGGCAGGCAGCGGAACGTTTAGGTTTGAATGTGATTACCCTACCTGATCATCCTGAATCGGGTTTTGATCTGAAAGCTTTTGAAAAAGCCTTAAAACAGTATCCAATTAAAGTCTGTTGGCTAATGCTAAATGCACAAAATCCAATTGGTTATACCGTATCGGCAGAGATCAAAGAAAAAATTGCCCAGCTACTGGCCAAATATCATGTGCATCTGATTGAGGATGATGTCTATCAGGAACTGAATTTTGGTAAGGAAAAACCGGTATCCGTGAAATACTTTGACCAGCAGCATCTGGTGCTGCACTGCGGTTCATTTTCCAAGACTTTGGGTATGGGTGCCCGGGTCGGTTGGGTTTTTGCTGGTCCATATTCCAATGCCATTCAGCATGTACAGCTGATGAGTACACTCACCGTCAGCCCACTGCTGCAAAATGCCTTGGTAGATTTTGTCGCGCATCATCATTATGAAAAGCATCTGCGTAGCCTGCGCCGTGCACTGGATCAGAACAAGAAACGCTTTTATCAGGAACTGAAAGCTCGACTGCCAACAGACTGTAAGATTCACTATTACCCGACGGGTTACTTCTTATGGGTGGAATTACCAACAGATATGGATTCTCAGCAGCTGTATACCAATCTGCTGGCACAGGATATTTCCATTGCCCCGAGTCTGTTATTCCGGCCAAAACATCAGGCCCAAAACTTTATCCGTTTAAACTGTTCTTTTGACTGGAATGACAAGCTGGCAGCCGCGGTGGATCAGATCGTGCAGCAAATTGAAACCCATAAAAAAGCGTGAACTGAGTTCACGCTTTTTTCAATACTATATAAAACAGCTGTTAGAAGTTATAAATCGCCACGGCGTTAATACGGTTGTCTTCACCTGTATTGCTACCATTTGCTGCTTTCACAACAGCTTCACGCTCTCCATAAACATATTCCAAGCCAAAGCTTAAAGGTTTAGTTGGACTATAGAAAATGTTGGCCCAGCCTTGCCAGAGTTCTTTGTTCACTTCTAACAGATTTAACCCGGCACCAGTTTTATAACGGTCGCTGACATCGGATTTCATATAGCCATAACCCAGTGTGCCACGCCACTGTTCATTAAATTGCTGGGTTAAACCCACGGTAATGGAGTCAAACTCATTTTCATCCAGTATCTCACCCGCGGCATTTTTACTGATGCCCGGATTGGTCCAAGACACAAAGCTGCTATCGCCTTTGACGTGATAATAATCTGCTTTCAAGGTCGTACTTGGTGCAAATTTGTATTGCAGACCAAGTCCTAGCCCCCAAGCCATGCTTTCATCAGCATCGGTTCTTTTTTCATTAGCTAAGGCACGCAGACTGATACGCCCATCTTCATTAATTTGATGATTCAGACGTGCAGTGACTGCTGGAATACGAGTATTAGAGATTTTATCCTTCGGGTCTTCAGCTGCCAGTACTAACGACGTATCAGAGCCGAGATTCTGCGTATAGCGCAGCTGAGGTGTACGGGTGACTGCACCACCAACATAGCCCAAGGCATCAATGGTTTCTGGCATATAATCCGGTACGGCGAAATTAGACCATGTTTGACCAATCAGCCAGTTGCCATAATTCATATAGGCATGGCGAATCCGCAAATTATCAAAATTGGCCCCGCCGAGGAAATCGACTTCAATTTTTCCTCCAACGTCTTGTCCATTCAGCTGGCTTTTCACATCCATACCTAAACGGGTTGCGGCTAAGGTTGATTTAAAACGTTCACTAGCTTCACCATTTCCTTCCAGCGGTACTTTATTAATGTTGTTATATAACCGATCTACTGCACTGCCTTCAGTTTGATAAGACGCGTCCAGACGGACATTGCCATAGACTTTAAATGCTGTGCCTGTAGAAGTTGCCACTGATGTTGCAGGCGCTACAGGCGATTTTTCCTGAATCTGTGCCACAGCTTGTGAGGTTTGCGTTTGTTGTACTTGCTGCTGTTCAATCAGCGCACGAAGGGCCTGAACTTCCTGACGCAGGCTATCGATTTCTGCTTGCTGGTTAGTATTAGCAAATGCTGGCATAGAAACTGTCACAGCCGCGGCTAACAGGCTTAATTTAAAATTCGGTTTGAAGGTTTTCATCCTAATCTCATTTTTTAAAGTTAAAACTCTCCTGAGAGATAGCCAATCATGGCTATCTCAGGCGTTTATAAAATGGGTTTTGAGTCTTGTTGAAGTTTTTATTCAGTGACAGGTGTAGCTGAAACTCGTGTTTCCGTCTGGACTTCACCATCCACAGAGGCTTTCAGATTCACCAGGAAAATTGCCAGTGCAGCGATCACACCAGGAATGGCAATGGCGAAGAAGTTCATTTGGTGTGGCAGTTCCATAGTGAGCAATGCGCCTGTTAATACTGGTCCTACAATGGCACCGATTCGACCAATGCCTGATGCCCAGCCCATACCGGTAGAACGCACAGTCGATGGGTAATATTGCGCAACAAAGGTATACAGCAGAATTTGTGAACCAATGGTTGCTGCACCCGCGATGGCAATCAGGGTATACAACACAAACTGTGGACTGTTAAAACCAAGCAGAATCAAGGCTGATGCACCGCACAGGAACATGATGGTAAGCACTTTTTTGATATGGAATTTATCTGCCAGATAGCCCCCACCAATGGCACCGACCATACCGCCAATATTCAGGGCAAACAGGAAGATCATACTGGCACCAAGCGAATAACCGGCCTGAATCATCAGTTTTGGCAACCAGCTACCTAGCGCATACACCATCAACAGGCACATAAAGAAAGCAATCCAGAACATAAAAGTACTGAAGGTACGACCTTTCTGGAACAAGGCTTTCAGCGGTGCTTCATCGCCTTTTTTCACTTCATTCAGGACAAACTGGGTATTTTCAGTCACGTCTTGTGCAGGTGAAATCTTTTTAATGATGCCACGTGCCTGCTCGGTCTGATTTTTAACTGTCAGGTACATCAGTGATTCAGGCAGGAATTTCCAGATTAAAGGCAAAGCCACGAATGGAATACCGGCGATGTAGAACATGATTTTCCAGCCAAACTGTGGCACCAACCAAGCACCTAACAGTGCTGAAGTCATACCACCAATGGCATAACCACTAAACATCAATGCCACTAAGGTACTGCGAATACGCTTTGGCGCATATTCTGTCATTAGTGCCACTACGTTTGGCATTACCCCGCCAATGCCCAGACCAGCCAGAAAACGCAGAATACCAAACTCAACTGGCGAGCTAGCGAAAGGCCCTAAAAAAGTAAAACCACTAAAAATCGCCACACACAGCATGATGGTTTTTTTACGGCCGATTTTATCGGACAAGGTACCGAAGCTCATGGCACCAAACATCATACCGAATAATGCAGTACTGGCCAGCATCCCGGCTTGCACGGCACTCAGTGCCCATTCCTGCATCAATAGTGGCAAGGCCACCCCATAAATGACCAGGTCATAACCGTCAAAAATAATAATGATCAGACACCAGAGCAGTACGCCCCAATGGAAAGGAGTAAATTTTGCTTCATCAATCAGGGTATTGATATTGACTTTGGTTGCTTCCATTTTTGCCTCCTGCAAATGCAACGTTCCAATGTATGCGCCAACAATGCATTACGGCCGAAAAAATGTCCAAAACCGAATATATCTATATCTATACCTTCAAAGTTTATTGCAGGCAAAATCTGCCTTTCAGCGGGATTTTTTCACTCGAAAAATGCATTTTTCTGTCAAAAGCAGCACAAATAATCTCTCAAATCAGACTGGAATCAGACCTGAAAGGTTAAATGTCAGATTATAAAGATGCGCAATGATGGGAAGGTTTTAGAGAGTAGGATCAAAGCATTTTTGATCTAAAAAACTGGGTGGGTGAACCTAAGTCGTAGCTGAAGCTATCTCTTTTGCAGGCAGTAGTAGATGTATTTAGCCCAGGCATTAGACTTAGGTCTAAAACCTGGAAGGGCTAAGCGATTTAATGGAGCTTAGAAACTGTTTCTATCATATCGAATTGCTTCTAAATCATAGACTTGATAGATGCAATCAAACAGAGACATGATGTCTTCACTCTCATCCATATTACGCATGGTCAGGAAAATCGGGGTGACGGCACTCTCATCCAAAATCGGGATATAGTTAAGATGAGCTAACTGAATTGAGCGCGCACTTTCCGGCACAATACATACCCCTTCACCTGCTGCAACAAGTCCTAAAGCCAGCTGAATTTCACGAACAATACGGACATGTTGCGGTTCCAGATTGTATTCTGCGAACAAACCTTGTACCTGTGTTGCAAAGCTTGGCGTCGTATGGTTCGGATACAGAAATAACTTTTCATCAACAACATCAGCAAGATACACACCTTCCTTATGTGCCGACAAAGGATGGCTGGCATGTGTACCGAGCACCAGACGCTCTTCACGTAACAGCATCCGCTTCAATGCCGGATCGGAAATACGCAAACGGCCAAAGCCGACATCAATTCTCCCTTCCTTCAATGCTTTAACCTGTTCCATGGTGGTCATTTCTACCAGTTCAATTTTTAAATGTGGCTGTTGCTGTCTATATAAATAGACGATTCTGGAGAGCAATCCATACAGCAAAGAACCGACAAATCCCATGGTCACGGTACGTTCAACCATACCAATCCGCTTGGTCATGGACTTCACTTCTTCCGCATTGGCCAGAATTTTGACCGCATGCTGATAGAAAAAATGTCCAGCTTGGGTGGTTTTTAACGGTCGGCTGCCCCGCTCAAATAATGAAATTCCAAGCTCGGATTCGAGGTTCTGGATCTGACGACTTAATGGTGGCTGGGCAATAAAAAGTCTTTCTGCAGCTTTAGTAAAACTTTGCTCTTCGACTACTGCAACGAAATACCTTAAATGTCTAAGCTCCATGACATGTATACCTTTTAAATATATTAAAATGCAAAAATGGTCTTCGACAGCCATTTATGATTCTTTTAAGGTATCTCACATCAGATACACAAAGCAAGAATGCATAGAGTGGAAATGTACAAATCAATAGAAACGTTGCTTGTCGAGATCCCAACCATTCGCCCTCACAAGATGGCAGTGGCGACAATGCAAACTCAGACATTGGTGCTGATCAGAATTGAAACCCAGGACGGGTTTATTGGCTGGGGTGAAGCTACCACCATTGGTGGTCTGGGCTATGGTGAAGAAAGTCCGGAAAGCATCAAAACCAATATTGATACTTACTTCAGCCCATTGTTGAAGTCACTCCATGTACAAAATGTTGCGCAGACCATGCAGGTTCTGAAAAAGAACATCAATGGCAACCGCTTTGCCAAATGCGCAATCCAGACTGCTCTATTGGATATTCAGGCACAACGATTAGGCCTACCACTTTCTGAACTGCTCGGTGGTCGTCTGCGTGACAGCGTACCGGTGCTGTGGGTATTGGCTTCTGGTGATACTGAAAAAGACATCGCTGAAGCACAGAAAATGCTGGCAGCCAAACGCCATAACTTCTTCAAACTGAAAATCGGTTCACGTGCGGTTGAAGCGGATGTGGAACACGTACTGGCGATCAAGCAAGCTCTGGGCAATGACGTTTCCATCCGTGTCGATGTGAACCGTGCCTGGTCTGAACTGGATGCAATCAAAGGTATCAGTCTGCTGCAAGCCGGTGGTGTAGACCTGATCGAACAGCCATGTGCAATTGACAATATTGATGCCATGCAGCGCCTGACCCGCCGTTTTGACATTGCCATTATGGCTGATGAATCGCTGATGGGCCCAAGCACCGCTTATAAGCTGGCGAAAACCAATGCAGCGTCCGTATTTGCAGTGAAAGTGGCCCAGTCTGGTGGCCTATTGGAAGGTCGTGATGTTGCAACCATTGCCAACCTCGCAGGGATCGACCTGTATGGCGGCACCATGCTGGAAGGTGCAGTCGGTACGATTGCTTCGGCACATCTATTCTCGACCTTTGAAAACCTAGCCTTTGGTACCGAACTGTTTGGTCCGTTACTACTGACTGAAGAGATTCTGAAAACTCCGCTGCAATACCATGACTTTGAATTGCACCTGCCACAAGGTGCCGGTCTGGGGATCCAGATGGACGAAGACAAGATTGATAACTTACGCCGTCAATAAGCACACGGATCAAGGAGTGAGACATGCTGTTTCATGTACGTATGGATGTAAATATCCCGCTGGATATGCCAGCTGAAAAGGCAAATGAAATCAAGGCTGTTGAAAAAGCCTATTCACAGGAATTACAGCGCCAGGGCAAATGGCGTCACATCTGGCGCATCACCGGCCAGTACTCAAACATCAGTATTTTTGATGTGGAAAGCAATGAAGAGTTACACAACATTTTGCAGGGCTTACCACTGTATCCATACATGGATATCGAAGTGATGGCACTTAACCGTCACCCATCTTCCATCCGTGAGGATGATACCTGATCCACTGTGGCTCAGGCCTGGAGCATTCCGGGTCAGCCAAATCTGAATCCATTCAGAGGGTAAATCAAACAAGGACTGTGGCAGCCACGTTTCAAAAGTGATTTGAAACAACAGCCACCAAAAAACAAACATACTTAAGGAGTTATAGTATGAACCGTCAAGAAATCGATGCTCTAGTGAAAAAAATGAACGTGGACACTGCAACTGGTCCAGTGGATGAACGCGTTCAACAAGTAGTCGTACGCCTTGTAGCCGACCTGTTCCAGGCAATTGAA is from Acinetobacter sp. ANC 7912 and encodes:
- a CDS encoding acyl-CoA desaturase, yielding MNMQIDLKRHSKSQYLTPEQIEEFGAKVDAIRREVMDNLGEKDAEYIYKIRNFVRYSEIASRGMLMVAGWLPPVWLVGTGLLGISKIVENMELGHNVMHGQFDWMNDPTLNGTTYDWDTIATGDDWKYTHNYIHHTYTNIVGMDHDVGYGLIRVSESQPWELRFIWNIPLAIQLMVFFEWYVGVQRLHLEDVIAYKTKTWKEVWQEAAPLRKKMRRQVLKDYVFFPLIAGPNAIPVFAGNAVANVIRSLWASAVIFNGHFTEDAETFEMDNTDNETRAEWYLRQIRGSSNFSGTTWLHILSGNLSHQIEHHLFPDMPANRYAEVAPKIKALCAEYGIHYNEASFMKQFSTVWVKLAKCSLPNEWNYQIAEKVQGVKSVFKGLKAKLFA
- a CDS encoding FAD-binding oxidoreductase; this encodes MTSMQSYKPHWIREDFIDFIAEKVHPTWALKKVKAEVINIQLIGDDFYKIQLRPNFNFQAKSFQPGQHVAVIVRLDGVLHQRHYSIVTILKNGDVIIAVKQQGKVSRAITSLQLGAVVELSQPQGEFILLNSPKPVLFLASGSGITAIYSLLQKAVVQFKHPIDLVYFTRDDAFHAELKTLTLMHPHFKYHHFNTVEHKQHLSVQLLNKIVPDYEQREIYACGAAGMMKAAQRIANKLSVKSSFHSEYFQIVVDEKVKAQPVQFLRSHREFEATSTILESAEQAGLRPANGCRMGICNTCSCTKVSGSVKNILTGEIDHENNTPIKLCISQAVSPVVINL
- a CDS encoding long-chain-fatty-acid--CoA ligase, which codes for MLGNMMFQPLLISNMIEHAGRYHADTAVISKNTDLSMTHTTWGEIRSNAKRFANVLNQFGLEHGDRVATIAWNNHRHLESWYAISGGGFVCHTINPRLFPEQLVFIINDAADRVILFDKTFAPLIKAVKPMLSTVEHFICLDARDEAIVDAIPEVKFYDELIVDQSDVFDWPVLNENAASSLCYTSGTTGHPKGVLYSHRSTTLHSFAISLPDSLNVSARDIMLPVVPMFHVNAWGTPYAAAMVGCTLVLPGPGLDGASLVNLIDTYKVSVALGVPTIWQGLIAAAQQAGSRLESLKRNVVGGSACPPSMLKVFKEQFDCETIHAWGMTETSPLGSANQLKPKHLDLSEEEQLQIRLSQGRPPFGVDLRLTHGENAIHEIERDGETTGNLQIRGHWIINNYFGKEESALTTDGWFDTGDIATLDQDGFMTISDRAKDLIKSGGEWISSVELENLAMGHPEVAMAAVIAAQHPKWDERPVLIAVKKPESQLTVQDLLNYYAHKVAKWQIPDKVIFVDAIPLSGTGKMLKKDLREQFGTVLLDQEEALTPEVE
- a CDS encoding PLP-dependent aminotransferase family protein: MYKFEKLAQSIRQMIEEGIWKAHDKLPSLREQSELSGYSLMTVLNAYQELEAQGWLYAKDKSGYYIAERAELEISQKEAPPAQEKIQINSVVFNYLKDTQAPDIVPLGSAFPNPELLFNSKFMQLLSQHAKRKNSYLNHPNMPPGNLELRQIIAGRYQLQGISCHSDDIVITSGALDSLNLSLQALTQPGDFILLQETVFYGAWQAAERLGLNVITLPDHPESGFDLKAFEKALKQYPIKVCWLMLNAQNPIGYTVSAEIKEKIAQLLAKYHVHLIEDDVYQELNFGKEKPVSVKYFDQQHLVLHCGSFSKTLGMGARVGWVFAGPYSNAIQHVQLMSTLTVSPLLQNALVDFVAHHHYEKHLRSLRRALDQNKKRFYQELKARLPTDCKIHYYPTGYFLWVELPTDMDSQQLYTNLLAQDISIAPSLLFRPKHQAQNFIRLNCSFDWNDKLAAAVDQIVQQIETHKKA
- a CDS encoding DcaP family trimeric outer membrane transporter, which gives rise to MKTFKPNFKLSLLAAAVTVSMPAFANTNQQAEIDSLRQEVQALRALIEQQQVQQTQTSQAVAQIQEKSPVAPATSVATSTGTAFKVYGNVRLDASYQTEGSAVDRLYNNINKVPLEGNGEASERFKSTLAATRLGMDVKSQLNGQDVGGKIEVDFLGGANFDNLRIRHAYMNYGNWLIGQTWSNFAVPDYMPETIDALGYVGGAVTRTPQLRYTQNLGSDTSLVLAAEDPKDKISNTRIPAVTARLNHQINEDGRISLRALANEKRTDADESMAWGLGLGLQYKFAPSTTLKADYYHVKGDSSFVSWTNPGISKNAAGEILDENEFDSITVGLTQQFNEQWRGTLGYGYMKSDVSDRYKTGAGLNLLEVNKELWQGWANIFYSPTKPLSFGLEYVYGEREAVVKAANGSNTGEDNRINAVAIYNF